The proteins below come from a single Chryseobacterium sp. MA9 genomic window:
- the rpmC gene encoding 50S ribosomal protein L29 → MKNADIKNLSAGDIQAQLTEAKAQYSKLKLAHAISPIENPIQIRDLRKTIARLNTELTNKQ, encoded by the coding sequence ATGAAAAATGCTGATATTAAAAATTTAAGCGCGGGTGATATTCAAGCTCAATTAACTGAAGCAAAAGCTCAATATTCTAAATTGAAATTAGCTCATGCCATCAGCCCAATTGAAAACCCGATTCAAATCAGAGATTTGAGAAAGACAATCGCAAGACTAAACACTGAGTTAACTAACAAACAATAA
- a CDS encoding DeoR/GlpR family DNA-binding transcription regulator — MEKLLPRQDEILKELDEKGHVLVQDLCEKLNVSSVTIRKDLNYLESLGLLFRNHGGASKQVRYAYEKNVGEKESINVEAKQAIAKAALSLIQENDCIILASGTTMHYLARMLVNFGPLTVLTSSLRVAIELCNNPNINIIQLGGEVRKSSTSIVGSISEGILKQFSCNKLFLGVDGIDPEFGISTSNAAEAHLNQIMMECADQTVILADSSKLNKKGFGKIAALDQVDYLITDNGICAEDRAGLEEVGVKVMAQ; from the coding sequence ATGGAAAAGCTACTACCAAGGCAGGATGAAATACTGAAAGAGCTTGACGAGAAAGGACATGTGCTTGTACAGGATCTGTGTGAGAAGCTCAATGTTTCTTCGGTTACGATCCGAAAGGATCTGAACTATCTCGAAAGTCTGGGGCTTCTTTTCAGAAATCATGGAGGGGCAAGTAAGCAGGTAAGATATGCTTATGAAAAAAATGTTGGAGAAAAAGAAAGTATCAATGTAGAAGCCAAACAGGCTATTGCAAAAGCTGCTTTGTCATTGATTCAGGAAAATGACTGTATTATATTAGCTTCCGGGACAACGATGCATTATCTTGCCAGGATGCTGGTGAACTTTGGGCCGCTTACGGTACTCACATCTTCTTTGAGGGTGGCAATTGAACTTTGCAATAATCCTAATATTAATATTATACAGCTGGGTGGAGAAGTACGAAAAAGCTCTACTTCTATAGTAGGATCTATTTCTGAAGGAATTCTAAAACAGTTTTCCTGCAATAAACTTTTTCTGGGAGTAGACGGTATTGACCCGGAGTTTGGGATTAGTACTTCCAATGCTGCGGAAGCTCACCTGAATCAGATTATGATGGAATGTGCTGATCAAACTGTAATTCTTGCAGATTCCTCCAAACTAAATAAAAAAGGATTTGGAAAGATTGCGGCATTGGATCAGGTGGATTATCTGATTACTGATAACGGAATTTGTGCTGAAGATAGAGCTGGGCTGGAAGAAGTTGGGGTAAAAGTGATGGCTCAATAA
- the rplN gene encoding 50S ribosomal protein L14, with translation MLQTESRLKVADNTGAKEVLVIRVLGGTRRRYASVGDKIVVTIKDSTPSGNAKKGQVSKAVVVRTKKAVRRKDGSYIKFDDNACVLLNAAGEMRGTRVFGPVARELRDKEYMKIISLAPEVL, from the coding sequence ATGTTACAAACAGAATCAAGATTAAAAGTTGCTGATAACACAGGTGCTAAAGAAGTACTAGTTATTAGAGTTCTGGGAGGAACCAGAAGAAGATATGCTTCAGTTGGTGATAAAATCGTTGTTACTATCAAGGATTCTACACCATCAGGAAACGCTAAAAAAGGTCAGGTATCTAAAGCTGTAGTAGTAAGAACTAAAAAAGCAGTAAGAAGAAAAGATGGTTCATACATCAAATTCGACGACAATGCTTGTGTATTACTAAACGCAGCGGGAGAAATGAGAGGAACACGTGTTTTCGGACCGGTTGCTCGTGAGTTGAGAGACAAAGAATATATGAAAATCATTTCATTAGCTCCTGAAGTACTTTAA
- the rplF gene encoding 50S ribosomal protein L6, with protein sequence MSRIGKAIITIPAGVTITENNGVVTVKGAKGELSQELTAGITLEQKDGELNVNRPSDSKQHKALHGLYRALIANMIVGVSEGFEKKLELVGVGYRASHAGQKLELALGFSHGIVLELPSEVKVDTLTEKGKNPIITLASHDKQLLGMVTAKIRSFRKPEPYKGKGVRFVGEIVRRKAGKSA encoded by the coding sequence ATGTCAAGAATTGGTAAAGCAATTATAACAATTCCAGCTGGAGTTACAATCACTGAAAACAACGGTGTAGTAACTGTAAAAGGAGCGAAAGGAGAACTTTCTCAGGAGCTTACAGCAGGAATTACTTTAGAACAAAAAGATGGTGAGCTTAATGTAAACAGACCATCTGATTCTAAACAACACAAAGCGCTTCACGGTTTATACAGAGCGTTGATCGCCAACATGATCGTTGGAGTATCAGAAGGTTTCGAAAAGAAACTAGAACTAGTAGGGGTAGGATACAGAGCTTCTCACGCAGGTCAAAAACTTGAGTTAGCTTTAGGATTCTCTCACGGTATCGTATTAGAACTTCCAAGTGAAGTAAAAGTTGATACATTGACTGAAAAAGGTAAAAACCCAATTATTACTTTAGCGTCTCACGACAAGCAACTTCTAGGAATGGTTACTGCAAAGATCCGTTCTTTCAGAAAGCCTGAGCCATACAAAGGAAAAGGTGTAAGATTCGTAGGAGAAATTGTTAGACGTAAAGCTGGTAAATCTGCTTAA
- the rpsC gene encoding 30S ribosomal protein S3, with translation MGQKTNPIGNRLGIIRGWDSNWFGGNDYGDRIAEDYKIRRYLEARLSKGGISKIYIERTLKLVTVTITTARPGLIIGKGGQEVDKLKEELKKLTGKDIQINIFEIKRPELDAVLVADSISKQIENRISYRRAVKMAMASTMRMGAEGIKVQISGRLNGAEMARSESFKEGRIPLSTFRADIDYHWAEAHTTYGRLGVKVWIMKGEVYGKRELSPLVGQQKKGGQSDRGNRGGDRDNRRPRKNNNNNNNN, from the coding sequence ATGGGACAGAAGACAAATCCAATTGGTAATAGATTAGGTATCATCAGAGGATGGGATTCTAACTGGTTTGGTGGAAACGATTATGGAGACAGAATCGCTGAAGACTACAAAATCAGAAGATACCTTGAGGCTAGATTATCTAAAGGTGGTATTTCAAAAATCTATATTGAAAGAACACTAAAATTAGTAACAGTTACAATTACTACTGCTAGACCGGGACTTATCATCGGTAAAGGAGGTCAGGAAGTTGATAAATTGAAAGAAGAATTGAAGAAACTTACAGGTAAGGATATTCAAATCAACATCTTCGAAATCAAAAGACCTGAATTAGATGCTGTATTAGTTGCTGATAGTATTTCTAAGCAAATTGAAAACAGAATTTCTTACAGAAGAGCTGTTAAAATGGCAATGGCAAGTACTATGAGAATGGGTGCTGAAGGTATCAAAGTTCAAATCTCTGGTAGATTGAACGGTGCTGAAATGGCAAGATCTGAATCTTTCAAAGAAGGAAGAATTCCATTGTCAACTTTCAGAGCTGATATTGATTACCACTGGGCAGAAGCTCACACTACTTACGGTAGACTAGGTGTAAAAGTTTGGATCATGAAAGGTGAAGTTTACGGTAAAAGAGAACTTTCTCCACTAGTGGGACAACAGAAAAAAGGAGGTCAGTCAGACAGAGGAAACAGAGGAGGAGACAGAGACAACAGAAGACCTAGAAAAAACAACAACAATAACAATAATAATTAA
- the rplX gene encoding 50S ribosomal protein L24, translating into MSKLKIKRGDNVIITTGKKDIKGKTGEVIEVIKKEGKDPRVIVAGLNIVKKHVKPSASNPQGGITEKEASIHISNVALVGKDGKAIKIGYKIEGDKKVRVNKKTGETL; encoded by the coding sequence ATGTCAAAGTTAAAAATAAAAAGAGGAGATAACGTAATCATTACTACTGGTAAGAAAGATATCAAAGGTAAAACTGGTGAAGTTATTGAAGTGATTAAGAAAGAAGGAAAAGACCCTAGAGTAATCGTTGCAGGACTTAACATCGTTAAAAAACACGTTAAGCCTTCAGCTTCAAATCCTCAAGGAGGAATTACTGAAAAGGAAGCTTCTATTCATATCTCAAACGTAGCTTTAGTTGGTAAAGACGGAAAAGCTATCAAAATCGGTTACAAAATCGAAGGAGATAAGAAAGTGAGAGTTAACAAAAAAACGGGTGAAACTTTATAA
- the rplP gene encoding 50S ribosomal protein L16, with protein sequence MLQPKRTKFRRVHKMKMKGNAQRGSQLAYGTFGIKATEGAWITARQIEAARIAATRYMKREGQLWIKIFPDKPITKKPAEVRMGKGKGAVEYWVAVVKPGKIMFEIGGVPYDIAKEALRLAAQKLPVVTKFIVANDFVKPL encoded by the coding sequence ATGTTACAACCAAAAAGAACCAAATTCCGTAGAGTTCACAAGATGAAGATGAAGGGGAATGCCCAGAGAGGTAGTCAACTTGCTTACGGAACTTTTGGGATCAAAGCAACGGAAGGAGCTTGGATCACTGCAAGACAGATTGAAGCAGCTCGTATCGCTGCGACAAGATATATGAAGAGAGAAGGTCAACTATGGATCAAAATCTTCCCAGATAAGCCAATTACTAAGAAACCAGCGGAAGTACGTATGGGTAAAGGTAAGGGTGCTGTTGAATACTGGGTAGCTGTAGTAAAACCAGGTAAGATTATGTTCGAAATCGGAGGAGTACCTTACGATATCGCTAAGGAAGCTTTAAGACTTGCTGCACAAAAATTACCAGTAGTTACTAAATTCATCGTTGCTAACGATTTTGTTAAACCTCTATAA
- the rplV gene encoding 50S ribosomal protein L22 — protein sequence MGSRKQDSSIARKEANKDVVKASLNNCPSSPRKMRLVADIIRGEQVDKALYILKYSKKDASNKLEKLLLSAMANWQTKNEGADIEEANLIVKEIFVDSARQLKRLRPAPQGRGYRIRKRSNHVTLILGNKEN from the coding sequence ATGGGATCAAGAAAACAAGATAGTTCAATCGCAAGAAAAGAAGCTAACAAAGACGTTGTAAAAGCTTCATTAAATAATTGCCCGTCTTCTCCAAGAAAAATGAGATTAGTTGCTGATATCATTAGAGGAGAGCAGGTAGACAAAGCACTTTATATCCTAAAATATTCTAAGAAGGATGCTTCTAACAAGTTAGAAAAATTACTTCTTTCTGCTATGGCAAACTGGCAGACTAAAAACGAAGGTGCTGATATTGAAGAGGCAAACCTTATCGTTAAAGAAATCTTCGTGGATAGTGCAAGACAATTGAAGAGACTAAGACCAGCTCCACAAGGTAGAGGGTATAGAATCAGAAAAAGATCTAACCACGTTACATTAATCTTAGGTAACAAAGAAAATTAA
- the rpsQ gene encoding 30S ribosomal protein S17 — protein MDRNLRKERIGVVSSNKMEKTIVVSETTRVKHPMYGKFVLKTKKYTAHDENNECTEGDTVLIQETRPLSKSKRWRLVRIIEKAK, from the coding sequence ATGGATAGAAATTTAAGAAAAGAAAGAATCGGAGTGGTTTCCAGCAATAAAATGGAAAAAACTATTGTTGTTAGTGAAACTACAAGAGTAAAGCACCCGATGTACGGTAAATTCGTTTTGAAAACGAAAAAATATACTGCACACGACGAGAACAACGAATGCACAGAAGGTGATACAGTTTTGATCCAAGAAACTAGACCTTTGAGCAAGAGCAAGAGATGGAGATTAGTAAGAATCATTGAAAAAGCTAAGTAA
- the rplD gene encoding 50S ribosomal protein L4, producing MELVVLNTSGKETGRKVTLDETVFGIEPNQHAVYLEVKQYLAAQRQGTHKSKERSEITASTKKLKKQKGSGSARYGDIKSPTFRGGGRVFGPKPRDYRFKLNKALKRLAKKSVLSQKMRDNSIKVLEDVSLAAPKTKDFINVLNALELNGKKSLFVLPEANKNVYLSSRNLPKTKVMNFNEISSYDLVNAGEIIFFEGAVEKFQENLKK from the coding sequence ATGGAACTAGTAGTATTAAATACATCAGGAAAAGAGACCGGAAGAAAAGTAACTCTAGACGAAACAGTATTCGGAATTGAGCCAAATCAGCACGCGGTTTACTTAGAAGTTAAACAGTATCTTGCTGCACAAAGACAAGGTACTCATAAATCGAAAGAAAGAAGCGAAATTACTGCTTCTACTAAAAAGCTTAAGAAGCAAAAAGGATCTGGATCTGCTAGATACGGGGATATCAAATCTCCAACTTTCAGAGGTGGAGGTAGAGTATTCGGACCAAAACCAAGAGACTACAGATTCAAATTGAACAAAGCTCTTAAGAGATTAGCTAAAAAATCTGTTTTATCTCAAAAAATGAGAGACAACAGCATTAAAGTTTTAGAAGATGTGAGCCTTGCTGCTCCTAAGACTAAAGATTTCATCAATGTATTGAATGCATTGGAACTTAACGGTAAAAAATCTTTATTCGTTCTTCCTGAAGCTAACAAGAATGTATATTTATCTTCAAGAAACTTACCTAAAACTAAAGTAATGAACTTCAACGAGATCAGTTCTTACGATTTAGTAAATGCAGGTGAAATTATTTTCTTCGAAGGTGCAGTTGAAAAATTCCAGGAAAATTTAAAGAAATAA
- a CDS encoding glycerol-3-phosphate dehydrogenase/oxidase, producing MKRNEELSKLTQVKEWDFIVIGGGASGLGSALDAVSRGFKTLLLESHDFAKATSSRSTKLVHGGVRYLAQGDVGLVKEALKERGLLAKNAAHIVKNQSFIIPNYTWWGGIYYKIGLSIYDFLAGKLSLGKTRYISKSKTVEKLPTIEQNHLMSGVVYQDGQFDDARLAINLTQTIIEKGGSAVNYVKVVNLLKDASDKVIGVVAEDQFSKQQYQIHGKVVINATGVFTNDILNMNNPKHGKLVVPSQGIHLVLDKSFLKSDDAIMIPKTSDGRVLFVVPWHDRALVGTTDTLLKDESFEPRALEEEISFVLNTARQYLAKKPTREDVKSVFAGLRPLAAPKDGSKSTKEVSRSHKVITSETGLVSIIGGKWTTYRKMAEDTIDEAMKIHRLGNNPSKTEHLSIHGNMKPEQVDRTNHLYVYGSDIPAIKALQESNPRYAQKIHPDHPFTVAEIVWAVRTEMAETIEDILARRVRLLFLDARAAIDTAHNVARIIAEEKGYSEEWAQQQENEFIELARGYLLTPYSPKVINLN from the coding sequence ATGAAACGAAACGAAGAACTCAGTAAGTTAACCCAAGTAAAAGAATGGGACTTTATTGTCATAGGAGGAGGAGCCAGTGGTTTAGGTTCGGCATTAGATGCAGTAAGCAGAGGATTCAAAACTTTATTACTTGAATCTCATGACTTTGCAAAAGCAACATCCAGCAGAAGTACCAAACTGGTACACGGTGGAGTTAGATATCTTGCCCAGGGAGATGTCGGATTGGTAAAAGAAGCATTAAAGGAAAGAGGACTCTTAGCAAAAAATGCAGCACATATCGTAAAAAATCAGTCTTTCATTATTCCAAATTACACATGGTGGGGAGGAATCTACTATAAAATAGGACTGTCCATTTATGATTTTCTTGCCGGAAAACTGAGTCTGGGTAAAACGAGATACATCAGCAAATCAAAAACCGTTGAAAAGCTTCCGACTATTGAACAAAATCACTTGATGAGTGGTGTTGTTTACCAGGACGGACAATTTGACGATGCCAGACTTGCGATCAACCTTACCCAAACTATTATTGAAAAAGGCGGAAGTGCGGTTAATTATGTAAAAGTAGTCAATCTTTTGAAAGATGCTTCTGATAAAGTAATCGGTGTGGTTGCAGAAGATCAGTTTTCTAAACAGCAATATCAGATTCATGGTAAGGTGGTCATCAACGCAACCGGTGTCTTTACGAACGACATCCTTAATATGAACAATCCTAAGCATGGTAAACTCGTTGTGCCAAGCCAGGGAATTCACCTTGTATTAGACAAGTCTTTCCTGAAAAGTGACGATGCGATCATGATTCCTAAAACTTCAGACGGAAGGGTTTTGTTTGTTGTTCCATGGCATGACAGAGCTTTAGTAGGAACTACTGACACTCTTTTAAAGGATGAAAGCTTTGAACCTCGTGCGCTGGAAGAAGAGATTAGCTTTGTTTTAAATACAGCAAGACAATATTTAGCTAAAAAACCCACTCGTGAAGACGTAAAATCTGTTTTTGCAGGACTACGACCTCTTGCCGCTCCTAAAGATGGCAGCAAAAGTACAAAAGAGGTTTCCCGAAGCCACAAAGTTATTACTTCAGAAACAGGATTGGTTTCTATCATCGGAGGAAAATGGACTACCTATCGTAAAATGGCAGAAGATACCATAGATGAAGCCATGAAAATTCACAGGTTGGGAAATAACCCATCTAAAACCGAGCACCTTTCCATCCATGGAAACATGAAACCAGAGCAGGTAGACAGAACAAATCACCTATACGTTTACGGATCTGATATTCCAGCCATAAAAGCATTACAGGAAAGCAATCCCCGCTATGCTCAAAAAATTCACCCTGATCACCCTTTCACTGTAGCAGAGATAGTATGGGCTGTAAGAACGGAGATGGCAGAAACCATTGAGGACATCCTGGCAAGAAGAGTACGTTTACTGTTCCTTGATGCAAGAGCTGCTATTGACACTGCTCATAACGTAGCAAGAATCATTGCTGAAGAAAAAGGATATTCTGAAGAATGGGCTCAGCAACAGGAAAATGAATTCATAGAATTAGCAAGAGGGTATTTATTAACGCCTTATTCACCTAAAGTTATCAACCTAAATTAG
- the rplE gene encoding 50S ribosomal protein L5: MEFIARPKKIYKEQIVPAMMEEFGYKSIMQVPRLEKIVVSQGLGDATADKKIIDYAVEELTNITGQKAVGTISKKDEAAFKLRKGMPVGAKVTLRAHRMYEFLDRLTSSALPRIRDFSGIKADGFDGRGNYNLGITEQIIFPEIVIDKVKKIQGMDITFVTTAKTDKEAKALLTHFGLPFKKN; this comes from the coding sequence ATGGAATTTATAGCAAGACCCAAAAAAATATACAAAGAGCAAATTGTTCCTGCAATGATGGAAGAATTTGGGTACAAGTCTATCATGCAAGTACCTAGATTAGAGAAAATTGTTGTATCACAAGGTTTAGGAGATGCTACTGCAGATAAGAAAATCATTGATTATGCTGTAGAAGAATTGACAAACATTACAGGTCAGAAAGCAGTAGGTACAATCTCTAAGAAAGATGAAGCTGCATTCAAACTAAGAAAAGGAATGCCTGTAGGAGCAAAAGTAACATTGAGAGCTCACAGAATGTATGAGTTCTTAGACAGACTTACTTCTTCTGCTTTACCACGTATCAGAGATTTCTCTGGTATCAAAGCAGATGGTTTCGATGGTAGAGGTAACTACAACTTAGGTATTACTGAGCAAATTATCTTCCCTGAAATCGTAATTGACAAAGTGAAAAAAATCCAAGGGATGGACATCACTTTCGTTACAACTGCGAAGACAGATAAAGAAGCTAAAGCATTATTAACTCACTTCGGTTTACCATTTAAAAAGAACTAA
- the rpsH gene encoding 30S ribosomal protein S8, with amino-acid sequence MVTDPISDFLTRVRNAQSAGHKVVEIPASKIKKEITKILFDQGYILNFKFEDNAVQGVIKIALKYDKQTNKPAIKSIQRASRPGLRQYKGSTELPRVLNGLGISIISTSKGVMTDKKAREEKVGGEVICYVY; translated from the coding sequence ATGGTAACAGATCCAATTTCAGATTTCCTAACAAGAGTAAGGAACGCACAAAGCGCAGGCCACAAAGTGGTGGAAATTCCTGCATCGAAAATCAAAAAGGAGATTACTAAGATCCTATTTGATCAAGGGTATATCTTAAACTTCAAGTTTGAAGATAACGCTGTTCAAGGAGTGATCAAAATCGCTTTAAAGTACGATAAGCAAACTAACAAACCTGCTATTAAGTCTATTCAAAGAGCTTCTAGACCAGGTTTGAGACAGTACAAAGGTTCTACTGAACTTCCAAGAGTACTAAACGGTTTGGGTATTTCTATCATCTCTACTTCTAAAGGAGTAATGACTGACAAGAAAGCTAGAGAAGAGAAAGTAGGCGGTGAAGTAATCTGCTATGTTTATTAA
- the rpsS gene encoding 30S ribosomal protein S19, whose product MARSLKKGPFIHHTLDKKVQANIEANKKTVIKTWSRASMISPDFVGQTIAVHNGKSFIPVYVTENMVGHKLGEFSPTRSFRGHGGNKNKGSR is encoded by the coding sequence ATGGCAAGATCACTTAAGAAAGGACCGTTCATTCATCATACTTTAGATAAGAAGGTTCAGGCAAATATAGAAGCTAACAAAAAAACTGTTATCAAAACTTGGTCTAGAGCATCGATGATCTCTCCGGACTTCGTAGGACAAACTATTGCTGTACACAACGGGAAATCTTTTATCCCTGTTTACGTTACAGAAAACATGGTTGGTCACAAGTTAGGCGAATTTTCTCCAACAAGATCTTTCAGAGGTCATGGTGGTAACAAAAATAAAGGAAGCAGATAA
- the rplC gene encoding 50S ribosomal protein L3, translated as MSGIIGKKIGMTSLFNEEGKNIPCTVIQAGPCSILQVRTLEKDGYTAVQLGFDDKSEKNVGKALAGHFKKAGSTPKAKLVEFHDGFTEAKVGEVVSVDLFIEGEYVDVTGTSKGKGFQGVVKRHGFGGVMQATHGQHNRLRAPGSIGAGSDPSRVFKGMRMAGRMGGEQVTVQNLQVLKVDQEQNLLVVKGAVPGAKNSYVIIRKWN; from the coding sequence ATGTCAGGTATTATTGGTAAAAAAATCGGTATGACGTCTTTGTTTAACGAAGAAGGAAAAAACATTCCTTGTACAGTTATTCAAGCTGGTCCATGCTCGATTTTACAGGTCAGAACCTTAGAAAAAGACGGTTATACAGCTGTTCAATTAGGTTTCGATGACAAGAGTGAGAAGAACGTTGGTAAAGCGTTAGCTGGTCATTTTAAAAAGGCTGGTTCTACTCCTAAAGCTAAATTAGTAGAATTCCATGATGGATTTACTGAAGCAAAAGTAGGAGAAGTAGTAAGTGTTGATCTATTCATCGAAGGTGAGTATGTAGATGTAACAGGAACTTCAAAAGGTAAAGGCTTCCAGGGTGTTGTTAAAAGACACGGATTTGGAGGTGTAATGCAGGCAACTCATGGTCAGCACAACAGACTTAGAGCTCCAGGTTCTATCGGTGCTGGTTCAGACCCTTCAAGAGTATTCAAAGGGATGAGAATGGCTGGAAGAATGGGAGGTGAGCAGGTAACTGTTCAAAACCTTCAAGTGTTAAAAGTTGATCAAGAACAAAATCTTTTAGTAGTAAAAGGTGCTGTTCCGGGAGCTAAAAATTCTTATGTAATTATCAGAAAATGGAACTAG
- the rplW gene encoding 50S ribosomal protein L23, with protein sequence MSIIIKPVISEKANYLTDLRGSYSFLVDPKANKIQIKKAVEAAYGVKVADVNTMIYAPKVSSKYTKKGLQVGKTNKLKKAVIKLAEGEVIDIFAVN encoded by the coding sequence ATGTCTATTATTATTAAACCAGTTATTTCAGAAAAGGCTAATTACCTTACAGATTTAAGAGGTTCTTATTCTTTCTTAGTTGATCCTAAGGCGAATAAAATCCAGATAAAAAAAGCTGTTGAAGCAGCTTACGGTGTAAAAGTAGCAGACGTTAACACAATGATTTATGCTCCGAAGGTTTCTTCAAAGTACACTAAAAAAGGTCTTCAAGTAGGAAAGACAAACAAATTGAAAAAAGCGGTAATCAAACTTGCTGAAGGTGAGGTTATCGATATTTTTGCTGTAAATTAA
- the rplB gene encoding 50S ribosomal protein L2: protein MSVRKLKPITPGQRFRIVNNFEEITTNKPEKSLTVGIKKSGGRNQTGKMTMRYTGGGHKKKYRIIDFKRNKANVEATVKSVEYDPNRTAFIALLEYADGEKRYIIAPNGIKVDQKVVSGESVEPNVGNAMKLKNIPLGTVISCVEMKPGQGAILARSAGSSAQLTSRDGKYAIIKLPSGESRMILTECMAMIGSVSNSDHQLTVSGKAGRSRWLGRRPRTRAVVMNPVDHPMGGGEGRSSGGHPRSRNGMPSKGYKTRKKNKVSNRYIVSKRK from the coding sequence ATGTCTGTTAGAAAATTAAAACCTATCACCCCGGGACAGAGATTCAGAATTGTAAACAATTTTGAGGAAATTACTACCAACAAACCAGAGAAGTCTCTAACAGTTGGTATTAAAAAGTCAGGTGGACGTAACCAAACAGGTAAAATGACCATGCGTTACACCGGAGGTGGACACAAAAAGAAATACAGAATTATTGACTTCAAAAGAAACAAAGCAAATGTTGAAGCAACTGTAAAATCTGTAGAATACGATCCAAACAGAACTGCATTTATCGCTTTATTAGAGTACGCAGACGGAGAGAAGAGATATATCATCGCTCCAAACGGTATCAAAGTTGATCAGAAAGTAGTTTCAGGAGAAAGCGTTGAACCAAACGTAGGTAACGCAATGAAATTGAAAAACATTCCATTGGGTACTGTAATCTCTTGTGTTGAAATGAAGCCTGGTCAAGGTGCAATTTTAGCAAGAAGTGCTGGTTCTTCAGCTCAATTAACTTCTAGAGATGGTAAATATGCAATCATCAAGTTGCCTTCAGGAGAATCAAGAATGATCCTTACTGAATGTATGGCAATGATTGGTTCAGTTTCCAACTCAGATCACCAATTAACTGTATCAGGTAAGGCTGGTAGAAGCAGATGGTTAGGTAGAAGACCAAGAACAAGAGCGGTTGTAATGAACCCAGTAGATCACCCAATGGGTGGTGGTGAAGGACGTTCTTCTGGAGGTCACCCAAGATCTAGAAACGGTATGCCGTCTAAAGGTTACAAAACTAGAAAGAAAAACAAAGTGTCTAACCGTTACATCGTATCTAAAAGAAAATAA
- the rplR gene encoding 50S ribosomal protein L18, with the protein MALSKLEKRIRIKRRVRGKISGSSELPRLSVYKSNKEIYAQLIDDKNGKTLASASSREKGVDAKGTKTEVSAAVGKAIAAKAIAAGIESIVFDRNGFVYHGRVKALADGAREGGLKF; encoded by the coding sequence ATGGCATTAAGTAAATTAGAAAAAAGAATAAGAATCAAAAGAAGAGTAAGAGGGAAAATCTCTGGATCTTCTGAATTGCCAAGATTATCTGTATATAAAAGTAATAAGGAAATTTACGCTCAGTTAATCGACGATAAAAATGGTAAAACTTTAGCATCAGCTTCTTCTAGAGAAAAAGGTGTAGACGCTAAAGGTACTAAGACTGAAGTTTCTGCTGCTGTTGGTAAAGCTATCGCTGCTAAAGCTATCGCTGCAGGAATTGAAAGTATTGTATTTGACAGAAACGGTTTCGTATATCACGGTAGAGTAAAAGCTCTAGCTGATGGTGCGAGAGAAGGTGGACTTAAATTCTAA
- the rpsN gene encoding 30S ribosomal protein S14 has protein sequence MAKESMKARERKREALVAKYADKRKALKEAGDYEGLQKLPKNASPVRLHNRCKLTGRPRGYMRTFGISRVTFREMANNGLIPGVRKASW, from the coding sequence ATGGCTAAAGAATCAATGAAAGCGCGTGAGCGCAAAAGAGAAGCACTAGTTGCTAAATACGCTGACAAAAGAAAAGCTCTTAAAGAAGCAGGTGATTACGAAGGACTTCAAAAATTACCTAAAAATGCTTCTCCTGTAAGATTACACAACAGATGTAAACTAACAGGTAGACCAAGAGGATACATGAGAACGTTTGGTATTTCCAGAGTAACTTTCAGAGAAATGGCTAACAACGGTCTTATCCCAGGTGTAAGAAAAGCTAGTTGGTAA